In Bacteroides sp., a single window of DNA contains:
- a CDS encoding DUF3592 domain-containing protein gives MGIIFTLAGVLMFYFFGLPPLKYAFESKSWPSTEGTITKSEVETWMKDGKTQYGALIAYTYQVEGKAHISHQVGVNSTSSNSNMSAVKSLVQEYPVGTMVDVYYDPEVPDSAALIPGVRAGDVALAGGMLLFAIIGLLVLFRIIKPTRSYSNTTSRGGRIDVRELLKR, from the coding sequence TTGGGAATTATTTTTACCCTGGCGGGTGTGCTCATGTTTTATTTCTTTGGCTTGCCGCCCTTAAAATATGCTTTCGAGTCGAAAAGCTGGCCATCCACTGAAGGTACCATCACAAAATCGGAAGTTGAAACCTGGATGAAAGACGGTAAGACACAATATGGGGCATTAATAGCGTACACTTATCAGGTTGAGGGGAAAGCGCACATCTCTCATCAGGTAGGCGTTAACAGCACAAGCTCGAATAGCAATATGTCTGCAGTAAAAAGCCTCGTTCAGGAGTACCCTGTGGGAACAATGGTGGATGTATATTATGATCCCGAGGTTCCCGATTCAGCGGCCCTGATACCCGGAGTAAGGGCAGGTGATGTTGCTTTGGCCGGAGGTATGCTGCTATTTGCTATTATCGGCTTGCTTGTTCTTTTCAGAATTATTAAACCAACAAGAAGCTATAGCAACACGACAAGCAGGGGTGGAAGAATTGACGTTCGCGAGCTCCTGAAAAGATAA